In the Ignisphaera cupida genome, GTATCAATTGTTTATAGAACTCCAGTAGCTCAAATGATTGCTGGTGCAATTCCCTGGTCAATATTTTTTGTAAGCTACTCATTATCAATAACATTGGCTATAAGCATTCTATTAGGTTTAGCCTTGACATACTATAGACGCAACATTCTATTCACACGAACTACTACATCAATTTTAACAATATTAAATAGCATCCCTAATTGGATCTTGGCTGCAATATTCTTTGTATACATTGGTGCTCGGTGGAAGCTATTACCATATATGGGCCCATATTCTTCAAATGTGGTACCAGGGCTCAATGCACCATTTATACTAAGTGTATTACATCACTACACATTACCAATGTTAGTCATGGTTTTAACATCTCTTCCTGGCTGGACATTTGGCATGGCTGCTATGTCGTCAAGTGTTATTAGAGAGGATTATGTTGTAGCGGCAAGGGCAAGGGGGCTTCCTAGTAGAAGAATATTGACAGCATACATAGCAAAGAACTCTATACTTCCCATTTATGCAAATATAGGTGTTACATTTGCGTGGCTTTTGGTTGGCACAGTTTGGATAGAATCACAATTTCTATTGCCAGGTCTTGGAACACTGTTATCTGTAACCTCCTCTGCAAGAGATTACCCAGTAATGGTTGGAACATACGTAATAGTGATTACGGCTATAATTTTAGCTAATTTCCTTACTGATATCACATATGGACTAATAGATCCTAGGGCTAGGGTGGAAGAGCAATGAGCATAACCTCATTTTACAAATCTGATGTGATATCATCATTGAAGCCAATACTCAAAATATTAGCAAGAGGTCCTGCAAGAATATTCAGCCTATTCATAATATTATTGTATGTAGTACTTGGTATAGGGGTTGTAGTTGGGTTCATTCCTTCATTACCACCATATAAGGGTGGTTTAGAATATGTGTATCAACCTCCATCTACACGCGACTTTCCATGGTACATACTAGGAACAGAATACACAGGAAGACCATTGCTATTAACGCTAATACATGGTATTCCAAAAGCATTATCAATAGCATTTCTTGCTGCTATAATTACTGTAAGTGTGGGTATGGTGCTGGGTCTTGCTGCTGGTTATATAGGTGGATGGGTTGATGAAGCAATTTCTGTTGCTATAAATATTGCTCTCACTATACCAACCTATCTTCTAGCACTAATCATCCTCATGGTCATTCCAGAAGAGCTTAAGCAAAACATATTCATATTGGCAGGCATCTTAAGTATAACTGCATGGGCTTCTCTTGCTAGAGCTGTTAGAGCTCAGACTCTTTCTCTGAAGAGAAGAGAGTTTGTGGATGTAGCTAAAACTCTTGGTTTTAGCACATGGAAGATAATATTTGGTGAAATTATTAGATTCATTGCACCATTTCTAGCAATGAACCTGGTTCTTGGAATGGTTGGAGCAATATATGGATACACAGGACTGGCATTTCTAGGCTTTATGCCGATGACACCAGATAACTGGGGTGTTCAAATATACATGGCTATAAGAGGTGGTGGAGCTCTCTACTCTGATAAAGCAATTCTAGCTTTGTGGAGCCCAATAATAACTATTGTCCTACTTCAATACGCTCTCATAAACATAGCTGATGCCCTTGGAGAGGTCTTCAATCCAGCACTAAGAATAGGATTGAGAGGTGAAGAAACATGAGTACTCCAATACTAGAAGTAAAGAACCTAAGTGTATACTATAACAATGTAAAAGTTGTGTCAAATGTTGATATCAAAATATTTAATGGTGAAGTCTATGCCATTGTAGGTGAAAGTGGCTGTGGAAAAACCACAACAGCTAATGCCATACTTAGAATCTTGCCAGAGACAGCTCGAATAGATAGTAATTCCAGTATATTTTATAGCAAGGATAAGAAAATGATAGATATTCTTAAAATACCTGAAAAGGAATTCTCTCAAGAAATTAGATGGAGAGAAATTTCAATGGTTTTTCAAGGAGCTCTAAACTCTTTAAACCCAACCATAAAAATAAAGGACCACTTTATTGAAACAGCTTCTGCACATGGAATTAAAGACAAGAAGATTGTATTGGAAAGAGCAAGAAAATTACTTGAATCTGTGAAACTCGATCCAGATAGAGTCTTAAATCTGTATCCAATTGAAATGAGCGGTGGCATGAAACAAAGAACCTTAATAGCCTTGGCACTACTTCTCAATCCAAAGCTTGTAATACTAGATGAGCCAACAACGGCTTTGGATGTCCTGATACAAAGAGAAATTCTGCTCTTACTTAAAGAATTGAAGGAAAAAATGAATCTAACATACATCCTTATAACACATGACATTTCATTAGTTGCTGACATAGCTGATAGGGTAGGTATTATGTATGCTGGGAGAATAGTTGAAGAGGGGAACGTATATGACATTTTCTATAATCCTCTGCATCCATATACAATTGGTTTACTAAAATCTGTTCCAAGACTCAATGAATTTAAGGAAAATATTGAGACTATCCCAGGTAACCCACCAGATTTTAGGAGACTTCCACATGGATGTAAATTCCATCCAAGGTGCCCACTCGCTATGGATATTTGTAGAAGGGAAGAACCACCACTAATGGAATTTAGAAATGGTCATTTTGTTAGATGCTGGCTATATGCAAAGAGGTGAATGCTATGAGTGACAATGTGATAGAGGCTAAAAATATTGTTGTCAAGTTTTACATAAGAAGGGGGCTTAGAAGGATAGGGTTTGCAGCAGTAGATAATGTTAGCATAGCGGTTCCTAAGGGATCTATATTTGGTTTGATAGGTGAGAGTGGTTCTGGTAAAACAACATTGGGCAAGGTTACACTAGCTCTTATAAAGCCAACAAAAGGTGAGGTGCTGTTTCAAGGAAGAAACATTTTTGATATGGATAAGAAAGAGTTTAAGAAGTATAGAGTGAATGCACAGTACATACCGCAAGATCCTTACGCTAGTATAAATCCATATAAGAGAGTTAGAGATATTCTTACTGATATTGCTAAATATCATAAACTGGCGTTGAACAATAAAGAAGCTTTAGACATGGCTATAGATATTATGAATAAAGTTGGTTTAAATCCGCCGGAAAGATATTTAGACAAATACCCATTTCAGCTAAGTGGAGGAGAGAGGCAGAGAGTATCAATAGCAAGAGCATTAATGCTTAAACCAGCTTATATAGTTGCTGATGAGCCTGTTACAATGCTTGATGCATCTTTGAAAGCATCCATAGTTAAGACAATAAAGGATATGGTTAGAGAAATAGGCTCTTCACTACTGTTTATAACACATGAAATAACTCTTCTCCAGTTCTTCGGGCCATCAACACTTGTAGCAGTAATGTATCTAGG is a window encoding:
- a CDS encoding ABC transporter permease produces the protein MHWIVKKTLFAAITWFLAISISILIIVLAPGNPALMLLTQFLQSGMSYDRALQMVVAYIGYSPNEPWYNMWMKYLSNVITGNLGVSIVYRTPVAQMIAGAIPWSIFFVSYSLSITLAISILLGLALTYYRRNILFTRTTTSILTILNSIPNWILAAIFFVYIGARWKLLPYMGPYSSNVVPGLNAPFILSVLHHYTLPMLVMVLTSLPGWTFGMAAMSSSVIREDYVVAARARGLPSRRILTAYIAKNSILPIYANIGVTFAWLLVGTVWIESQFLLPGLGTLLSVTSSARDYPVMVGTYVIVITAIILANFLTDITYGLIDPRARVEEQ
- a CDS encoding ABC transporter permease codes for the protein MSITSFYKSDVISSLKPILKILARGPARIFSLFIILLYVVLGIGVVVGFIPSLPPYKGGLEYVYQPPSTRDFPWYILGTEYTGRPLLLTLIHGIPKALSIAFLAAIITVSVGMVLGLAAGYIGGWVDEAISVAINIALTIPTYLLALIILMVIPEELKQNIFILAGILSITAWASLARAVRAQTLSLKRREFVDVAKTLGFSTWKIIFGEIIRFIAPFLAMNLVLGMVGAIYGYTGLAFLGFMPMTPDNWGVQIYMAIRGGGALYSDKAILALWSPIITIVLLQYALINIADALGEVFNPALRIGLRGEET
- a CDS encoding ABC transporter ATP-binding protein, producing the protein MSTPILEVKNLSVYYNNVKVVSNVDIKIFNGEVYAIVGESGCGKTTTANAILRILPETARIDSNSSIFYSKDKKMIDILKIPEKEFSQEIRWREISMVFQGALNSLNPTIKIKDHFIETASAHGIKDKKIVLERARKLLESVKLDPDRVLNLYPIEMSGGMKQRTLIALALLLNPKLVILDEPTTALDVLIQREILLLLKELKEKMNLTYILITHDISLVADIADRVGIMYAGRIVEEGNVYDIFYNPLHPYTIGLLKSVPRLNEFKENIETIPGNPPDFRRLPHGCKFHPRCPLAMDICRREEPPLMEFRNGHFVRCWLYAKR
- a CDS encoding ABC transporter ATP-binding protein, which translates into the protein MSDNVIEAKNIVVKFYIRRGLRRIGFAAVDNVSIAVPKGSIFGLIGESGSGKTTLGKVTLALIKPTKGEVLFQGRNIFDMDKKEFKKYRVNAQYIPQDPYASINPYKRVRDILTDIAKYHKLALNNKEALDMAIDIMNKVGLNPPERYLDKYPFQLSGGERQRVSIARALMLKPAYIVADEPVTMLDASLKASIVKTIKDMVREIGSSLLFITHEITLLQFFGPSTLVAVMYLGKLVEQATLKELLEEPLHPYTQALISAIPVPDPKARETRKLILSGTTPSPLNKPQGCPLSNRCPFAMDICRKEEPQLKQVSPTHFVACHLR